Proteins co-encoded in one Ruegeria sp. YS9 genomic window:
- a CDS encoding ABC transporter transmembrane domain-containing protein produces the protein MFRLYSAIWRASAGRQIILILLSIAIAGLAAVPLEFQRDIINHLTSDDVGIEKLIQLGIGMMAVILLSLALKWVLGFRAGTLGEDMIRLIRQRLLWRSTDLKETGEDLRKGTMTTAISAEAEELGKFAGGAFSDPVVQIGTLISVIGYISSTQPGLGLIALSMIVPQIIIVLASQRKVNAFVAERVRILRSATDRLTTEDIEAVERDINTMFDDIYDTRRRMFLWKLSAKFLLSVINGAGTVGILMLGGYLVLQGKTDVGTVVAATSGLSRIQGPTAFLIAFYRQVSANRIKYELMLELFGPDPTRYRHRPNA, from the coding sequence ATGTTTCGACTTTACTCCGCGATCTGGCGCGCCAGTGCCGGGCGGCAAATCATACTCATCCTGCTGTCCATCGCCATTGCAGGCCTTGCCGCCGTGCCGCTGGAGTTTCAGCGCGACATCATCAACCACCTGACCTCCGATGATGTCGGGATCGAGAAACTGATCCAGTTGGGCATTGGCATGATGGCGGTCATCCTGCTGAGCCTGGCACTGAAATGGGTGCTGGGGTTTCGCGCCGGAACCTTGGGTGAAGATATGATACGCCTGATCCGCCAGCGCTTGCTTTGGCGCTCGACCGACCTGAAGGAAACCGGCGAAGACCTTCGCAAGGGCACCATGACCACAGCCATCTCGGCTGAGGCTGAAGAATTGGGGAAATTTGCGGGCGGCGCTTTCTCGGATCCGGTCGTTCAGATCGGAACGCTGATCAGCGTCATCGGCTATATCTCATCCACGCAACCAGGTCTGGGGCTGATTGCGTTGTCGATGATCGTTCCGCAGATCATCATCGTACTGGCCTCGCAGCGCAAAGTGAACGCGTTCGTGGCGGAACGCGTTCGCATTCTGCGCAGTGCCACGGACCGGCTTACGACCGAGGATATCGAAGCCGTCGAGCGGGACATCAACACCATGTTCGATGACATTTACGACACGCGTCGGCGGATGTTCCTGTGGAAGCTGTCGGCAAAGTTCCTGCTGAGCGTTATCAACGGGGCCGGCACCGTCGGCATCCTGATGCTGGGGGGATATCTGGTCCTGCAAGGGAAAACGGATGTCGGCACCGTGGTTGCCGCTACCAGTGGGCTCAGCCGCATTCAGGGGCCCACTGCCTTTCTGATCGCATTCTATCGTCAGGTCAGTGCCAATCGTATCAAGTACGAACTGATGCTGGAATTGTTCGGCCCGGATCCAACCCGCTATCGCCATCGACCCAACGCATAA
- a CDS encoding alpha/beta hydrolase has translation MTKEIVLIHGAFAGPWCMQDYAAFLRDRGWTVHVPALRYHDGDPKADPDPGLTDTSVMDYANDIADFVQGLDRKPVILGHAIAGVVAQQVASRGLASATVLINPNAPWGTLPETDDERAVPRTLMEGGPFWKQPMRVGFDLMAPFALNKMDEAQQHAVFDRLGAESGRVMFEMFFWMFDDHHAIKVDFDKVDCPVLVVSGAEDRAVNPDTCRALATRYGDRGTFLLVEDHAHFLFMEPGWEGPASKIETWLTTQVT, from the coding sequence ATGACCAAGGAAATCGTTCTTATCCACGGAGCATTTGCCGGACCTTGGTGCATGCAGGATTACGCGGCCTTTTTGCGGGACCGAGGTTGGACGGTTCACGTTCCTGCCTTGCGTTACCATGACGGTGATCCGAAAGCGGACCCCGACCCGGGTCTGACCGATACCAGTGTCATGGACTACGCCAATGACATCGCCGATTTTGTTCAGGGGCTGGACCGCAAACCTGTCATTTTGGGGCATGCCATTGCCGGGGTGGTGGCACAGCAAGTGGCGTCTCGTGGTTTGGCCAGTGCCACCGTTCTGATCAATCCCAATGCACCCTGGGGCACCTTGCCCGAAACCGATGACGAACGGGCTGTACCGCGCACCTTGATGGAAGGCGGCCCGTTCTGGAAGCAGCCGATGCGGGTCGGGTTCGATTTGATGGCCCCGTTTGCTCTGAACAAGATGGATGAGGCGCAGCAACACGCTGTATTCGACCGATTGGGCGCGGAAAGCGGGCGCGTGATGTTTGAAATGTTCTTTTGGATGTTCGATGACCATCACGCAATCAAGGTTGATTTCGACAAGGTTGACTGCCCGGTTCTGGTGGTCTCGGGTGCCGAAGACAGGGCTGTCAACCCCGATACCTGCCGCGCACTGGCAACGCGCTATGGGGATCGCGGAACCTTTTTGCTGGTCGAAGATCATGCGCATTTTCTGTTCATGGAGCCGGGTTGGGAAGGGCCGGCCTCGAAAATCGAGACCTGGCTGACAACCCAGGTGACCTGA
- a CDS encoding TIGR04283 family arsenosugar biosynthesis glycosyltransferase gives MPAPISVVIPTFDAADALPACLEALMEGLHGGLIRELIVSDACSTDHTLDIAEEAGAKVVTGPPSRGGQLRRGCAQAKGDWLLILHADTVLQQGWSETVSAHLPSGKPAAFRLAFRARGIAPAWVAGWANLRSRLLGLPYGDQGLLVPRHAYQSAGGFPDQPLMEDVALVRALPKIKVLNTRAFTSAERYERAGWIRRGARNLWTLLRYFLGADPQVLAQAYRR, from the coding sequence GTGCCCGCACCCATTTCCGTTGTGATTCCGACCTTTGATGCCGCTGACGCCTTGCCGGCCTGCCTCGAGGCCCTGATGGAAGGGCTGCATGGCGGATTGATCCGAGAGTTGATCGTCAGCGACGCATGCTCAACCGATCACACGCTGGATATAGCGGAAGAGGCCGGCGCGAAGGTTGTGACCGGCCCGCCCTCCCGAGGTGGTCAGCTGCGCCGGGGCTGCGCGCAGGCCAAAGGGGATTGGTTGCTGATCCTTCATGCGGACACAGTGCTGCAACAGGGATGGAGCGAGACCGTGAGCGCCCACCTGCCTTCGGGCAAACCGGCTGCTTTTCGGCTGGCGTTCCGCGCGCGCGGGATCGCGCCGGCCTGGGTGGCTGGCTGGGCCAATCTGCGCAGCAGGCTGCTGGGATTGCCCTACGGAGATCAGGGATTGCTGGTTCCGCGTCACGCGTATCAATCGGCAGGCGGGTTTCCGGACCAGCCGTTGATGGAAGATGTGGCTTTGGTGCGCGCGTTGCCAAAGATAAAGGTGCTGAATACTCGCGCCTTTACGAGTGCGGAGCGGTATGAGCGGGCGGGGTGGATTCGGCGCGGTGCTCGGAACCTGTGGACTCTTCTGCGTTACTTTCTGGGGGCTGATCCGCAGGTTCTGGCGCAGGCTTATCGACGTTGA
- a CDS encoding UDP-glucuronic acid decarboxylase family protein: MARLYDSRKRVLVTGGAGFLGSHLCDRLLDQGHEVLCVDNLFTGTKRNIDHLHNNPRFEFMRHDVTFPLFVEVDEIYNLACPASPVHYQHDPVQTTKTSVHGAINMLGLAKRLKCKIFQASTSEVYGDPTIHPQTEDYWGNVNPVGPRSCYDEGKRCAETLFFDYHRQMGLEIKVARIFNTYGPRMHPADGRVVSNFIMQALTGEPITIFGDGTQTRSFCYVDDLIEGFIRLMETGPDVTGPVNLGNPNEFSMNELAHEVQALVGAETPVSFKELPEDDPKQRQPDITLARTLLGWEPKVQLKEGLHATIRYFRDLQAEVET, encoded by the coding sequence ATGGCCCGCCTTTATGACAGTCGAAAACGTGTTCTCGTAACCGGTGGGGCCGGGTTTCTGGGCTCGCATCTGTGCGACCGGCTTCTGGATCAGGGGCACGAGGTTCTGTGCGTCGACAACCTGTTCACCGGCACCAAGCGCAATATCGACCATCTGCACAACAACCCGCGTTTCGAGTTCATGCGCCACGATGTGACCTTCCCGCTTTTCGTGGAAGTGGACGAGATCTATAACCTCGCCTGCCCGGCCTCGCCCGTGCATTACCAGCACGATCCGGTGCAGACGACCAAGACCAGCGTGCATGGTGCGATCAACATGTTGGGTCTGGCGAAACGCTTGAAATGCAAGATATTTCAGGCCTCGACCTCCGAGGTCTATGGCGACCCGACCATCCATCCGCAGACCGAAGATTATTGGGGCAACGTCAACCCGGTTGGTCCGCGCTCGTGCTATGATGAGGGCAAGCGCTGCGCCGAGACCTTGTTCTTCGATTACCACCGGCAGATGGGGCTTGAGATCAAGGTGGCCCGCATCTTCAACACCTACGGGCCCAGAATGCACCCCGCCGACGGGCGCGTCGTGTCGAACTTCATCATGCAGGCCCTGACCGGCGAGCCGATCACGATTTTTGGCGACGGTACGCAAACCCGGTCATTCTGCTACGTGGATGATCTGATCGAAGGGTTCATCCGCCTGATGGAAACCGGCCCGGACGTCACCGGCCCGGTCAATCTGGGCAATCCCAACGAATTCTCGATGAACGAACTGGCCCACGAAGTGCAGGCCCTTGTGGGGGCCGAGACCCCTGTCAGTTTCAAGGAATTGCCAGAGGATGACCCGAAACAGCGCCAGCCCGATATCACTCTGGCGCGGACCCTGCTGGGCTGGGAACCCAAAGTGCAACTGAAAGAAGGGCTGCACGCAACCATCCGTTATTTCCGAGACCTTCAGGCCGAAGTCGAGACCTAG
- a CDS encoding DMT family transporter, with protein sequence MTLFVVLVILSAALLHAVWNAIVKTAADRTTMLGLVALGQVLPAAVMVMVLPLPNPESFIYILLSTIVHFGYYFMLGKAYQHGDLSVVYPIARGIVPALVSLWAMFLVGEVLPFQAWTGIALIAAGIQLSSWKALRSGVGRSALMFALGTGFCISIYSVVDGIGVRLSGNTLSYWAWGAFLHLFIAGFVGVRKRATLKDLPAKVWMIGILGGLVSMTAYGLVLYAKNFAPLGAVSALRETSVIFAALIGFVFLKEGNWARRLGAAALMAVGVALIGLAV encoded by the coding sequence ATGACCCTGTTCGTTGTCCTTGTTATTCTTTCGGCTGCTTTGCTGCACGCGGTGTGGAATGCAATCGTGAAGACAGCGGCGGATCGAACCACCATGCTGGGTTTGGTCGCTTTGGGCCAAGTGCTGCCTGCGGCGGTCATGGTGATGGTGCTGCCGCTGCCGAACCCAGAGAGCTTTATCTACATCCTGCTCTCGACCATTGTGCATTTCGGCTATTACTTCATGCTGGGTAAAGCCTATCAGCATGGTGATCTGAGTGTGGTCTACCCCATTGCCCGTGGAATTGTCCCGGCGCTGGTTTCGCTTTGGGCAATGTTCCTGGTCGGAGAAGTGCTGCCATTTCAGGCCTGGACCGGTATCGCCCTGATTGCCGCGGGCATCCAGCTGAGCAGTTGGAAAGCTCTGCGCTCGGGCGTTGGGCGCAGCGCACTGATGTTTGCGCTGGGCACCGGGTTCTGCATTTCGATCTATTCGGTCGTTGACGGGATCGGCGTTCGGCTGTCGGGCAACACGCTCAGCTATTGGGCGTGGGGGGCGTTTCTGCACCTGTTCATTGCCGGGTTTGTCGGGGTTCGGAAACGTGCGACCCTCAAAGACCTGCCAGCCAAAGTTTGGATGATCGGTATTCTTGGAGGGCTGGTATCGATGACGGCTTATGGTCTGGTGCTGTACGCCAAGAACTTCGCACCGCTGGGCGCGGTTTCGGCGCTGCGGGAAACTTCGGTCATCTTTGCCGCACTGATCGGGTTCGTATTCCTCAAGGAAGGCAACTGGGCGCGACGGTTGGGTGCCGCGGCGCTCATGGCCGTGGGCGTCGCCCTGATCGGATTGGCTGTCTGA
- a CDS encoding folate-binding protein YgfZ: MPTRRILRLSGSDTESFLQDLITNDIKGLDNGLVYAALLTPQGKYLADFFLKRDGDGVLLDVAEHLADDLVKRLTMYKLRANVTIEGTDLNLQRGTKAAPETALPDPRHPDMGWRTYSTEPEGDDGTNWDSLRVRHCIPESGIELTPDSYILESGFEALNGVDFKKGCYVGQEVTARMKHKTELRKGLRRVAVRDSTPAGTEITANGKPVGTLYTQSGGHGIAYLRFDRASGEMQAGDATVRLED, translated from the coding sequence ATGCCCACCCGCCGCATACTGCGCCTGTCCGGCTCAGATACCGAAAGCTTTTTGCAGGATCTGATTACAAACGACATTAAAGGGTTGGACAACGGGCTGGTCTACGCCGCTCTGCTTACACCGCAGGGCAAGTACCTGGCGGACTTTTTCCTGAAACGAGATGGCGATGGCGTTCTTCTGGATGTGGCCGAACATCTTGCGGATGATCTGGTCAAACGTCTGACGATGTACAAGCTGCGTGCGAATGTGACGATCGAGGGAACCGATCTGAACCTGCAACGCGGCACCAAGGCTGCGCCGGAAACCGCCCTGCCCGATCCCCGCCATCCGGACATGGGCTGGCGCACCTATTCCACAGAACCCGAGGGCGATGACGGAACCAACTGGGATTCGCTGCGCGTCCGGCACTGCATTCCCGAGTCAGGCATTGAGCTGACCCCGGACAGTTATATCCTGGAATCCGGGTTCGAAGCACTTAATGGCGTGGATTTCAAAAAGGGCTGCTACGTCGGACAGGAAGTGACTGCGCGTATGAAGCACAAAACCGAATTGCGCAAAGGTCTGCGACGTGTCGCCGTTCGGGACTCTACTCCGGCAGGGACCGAAATCACGGCAAATGGCAAACCTGTCGGGACTTTGTACACACAGTCAGGCGGGCACGGGATTGCGTACCTGCGATTTGATCGCGCAAGCGGAGAGATGCAGGCCGGTGATGCCACCGTTCGCCTAGAGGACTAA